The proteins below are encoded in one region of Hordeum vulgare subsp. vulgare chromosome 3H, MorexV3_pseudomolecules_assembly, whole genome shotgun sequence:
- the LOC123442541 gene encoding cysteine-rich receptor-like protein kinase 10 — MATTIGVVILLLILASTPFLAAADFCDNVKAAGAALSQNASSSPVQFATTSFGQAPDVVYALALCLGNILDGSSCGACITNLFANVNQTQCDKVGFSYGGNCTIVYGATADILAAPSNTTGRSGDNTPPFQDWNIRNVTTGDVPRIVNLTRELLVRTAAMAATTTPKLYATGVMDMERVTTYPNVYSQAQCTPDLSGDDCSACLLRLLGMVNSTMSLRMGGRMGVTRCYFRYEASHFYDAQPMLSLPSSPPGPAQTLTKRRSMLWVIPVAVVPLAAAAFLFFICYFRRLKRQRRASRGAHSLEWQGKNSDFSLFEFEQLLEATSNFSEESKLGQGGFGAVYKGHLPDGSEIAVKRLASHSGQGFMEFKNEVQLIAKLQHTNLVRLLGCCSQEEEKILVYEYLPNKSLDFFIFDENKRVLLDWTKLLAIIEGVAHGLLYLHKHSRLLVIHRDLKPSNILLDSEMNPKISDFGLAKIFSSNDTEEDITRRVVGTYGYMAPEYASKGIFSIKSDVFSFGVIIFEILSGKRNSGTQQRGGFINLLGYAWQLWEEGKWIDLVDASLVSDSHSAKIRRCINIALLCVQENAVDRPTMGDIVSLLSNETMILAEPKQPAYINVRVGNEETSTTQESYSINDVSISITSPR, encoded by the exons ATGGCGACGACCATCGGCGTCGTCATCCTGCTCCTCATACTCGCATCCACACCGTTTCTGGCCGCCGCCGATTTCTGCGACAACGTCAAGGCCGCCGGGGCCGCCCTCTCCCAGAACGCCTCATCTTCCCCGGTACAGTTCGCCACCACCAGCTTCGGACAGGCCCCCGACGTTGTCTATGCGCTCGCGCTCTGCCTCGGCAACATCCTCGACGGCTCTTCCTGTGGTGCCTGCATCACCAACTTGTTCGCTAACGTGAACCAGACGCAGTGCGACAAGGTGGGCTTCAGCTACGGCGGCAACTGCACCATCGTCTACGGCGCCACCGCCGACATCCTAGCGGCGCCATCCAACACCACGGGGAGATCCGGCGACAACACGCCACCCTTCCAGGATTGGAACATAAGGAACGTCACCACCGGAGACGTCCCCCGCATCGTCAACCTCACCCGCGAGCTGCTGGTGAGGACCGCGGCGATGGCGGCCACCACGACGCCGAAGCTGTACGCCACGGGCGTCATGGACATGGAAAGAGTGACAACCTACCCCAACGTGTACTCCCAGGCGCAGTGCACGCCGGACCTGTCCGGCGACGACTGCTCGGCTTGCCTGCTGCGCCTCCTCGGCATGGTCAACTCCACTATGTCCCTACGCATGGGTGGGCGGATGGGTGTCACGCGGTGCTATTTCAGGTACGAGGCCTCTCATTTCTACGACGCCCAGCCCATGCTAAGcctgccgtcgtcgccgccggggCCGGCTCAGACTCTGACCAAACGCAGGAGCATGCTTTGGGTGATTCCCGTAGCTGTAGTTCCTCTAGCGGCAGCAGCGTTTCTCTTTTTCATCTGTTATTTTCGCCGGCTAAAAAGGCAAAGAAGAG CATCAAGAGGTGCTCACAGTTTGGAGTGGCAAGGGAAAAATTCGGACTTCTCTTTGTTTGAGTTTGAACAGCTACTGGAGGCCACAAGTAATTTCTCAGAAGAAAGTAAACTTGGACAAGGTGGCTTTGGCGCAGTCTACAAG GGCCATCTTCCAGATGGGTCGGAGATAGCGGTTAAGAGACTTGCTTCACATTCAGGACAAGGTTTTATGGAGTTTAAAAATGAAGTGCAGCTCATAGCCAAACTCCAGCACACAAATTTGGTTAGGCTCTTGGGATGTTGCtctcaagaagaggagaaaatacTGGTCTATGAATACTTGCCAAACAAAAGCCTGGATTTCTTCATCTTTG ATGAGAATAAAAGAGTTTTGCTGGATTGGACAAAACTTCTAGCAATAATTGAAGGAGTGGCACATGGACTTCTTTACTTGCATAAGCACTCTCGGTTACTTGTCATACATCGTGATCTTAAACCAAGCAACATTCTCCTGGACAGCGAAATGAATCCCAAAATTTCAGATTTCGGGCTAGCAAAAATATTCAGCTCAAATGACACCGAAGAAGACATTACAAGAAGAGTGGTTGGCACATA TGGCTACATGGCCCCTGAGTATGCTTCGAAGGGCATCTTCTCTATTAAGTCCGATGTCTTCAGCTTTGGTGTTATCATTTTTGAGATCCTTAGTGGAAAACGGAATTCTGGCACCCAGCAACGTGGAGGTTTCATCAATCTTCTTGGATAC GCATGGCAATTATGGGAAGAGGGGAAGTGGATTGACCTTGTTGATGCATCGTTGGTTTCTGATAGTCACTCGGCAAAGATAAGGAGGTGCATTAACATAGCATTATTGTGTGTACAAGAGAATGCAGTTGATCGTCCAACCATGGGTGATATTGTTTCACTGCTAAGCAATGAAACTATGATCTTGGCTGAGCCTAAGCAGCCAGCATATATCAATGTAAGAGTAGGAAATGAAGAGACATCCACTACTCAGGAGTCATATAGTATCAATGATGTGAGCATATCTATCACTAGTCCTAGATAG